A stretch of DNA from Mycobacterium senriense:
CCGTCCCGTCAAAGTATCTGAGTTTTGGCCGGGCACCGGTCAGACTCGTTAATGGCACGCTGAGAACCGCGGGCCAATGGGTGGTGTTCATCGCCCAGACCGTGTGGCTGCTACCGACAACCATTCGGCGGTATTCACGGGAAACAGTGCGAGTGATGAACAGCCTGGCGTGGGGCCGGGGTTCAATAGTCGTCGACGGCGGCGTGATCAGCATCCTGACAATCCTTGGTGTGACCATCGGCGCAATGGTGGCCATCGAAGCCTATGCGACGCTCAACTTGATCGGCCTCGGCGCGCTGTCCGGAATCATCGGCGGGTGGGGAAACGTCCGGGAGATGGCACCGCTGGTCACCGGCGTCGCGTTCGCCTCCCAAGCCGGCTGCCGGATGACTGCCGAAATCGGCTCCATGCGGATCGCGGACGAAATCGATGCCACCGAGTCGATGGGGCTGCGATCGATCCCGTTCGTCGTGGGCACGCGTCTCGTCGGCGGAATGATATGTGTGGTACCCGGCTTTCTGCTCGAGTTGATGGTTGCTTTCTTCACCTCGGATCTGGTGATTCGCGTTTCCTACAATCAACCAGCCGGAACATACAATCACTATTTTGTTCAATTCCTCTCCCCGACGGACATTGCATATTCGCTCACCAAGGCGATTATTTACTGCGCCGCCGCAACGTTGATTCATTGTTATTACGGTTATTTTGCATCGGGCGGACCCGTTGGGGTCGGACAGGCTTCCGGACGCGCAATTCGCGCGAGTCTCGTCACCATTATGGTCCTCGACATTATGACGACCGTCATGATTTGGGGCTGGACGCCGAAATTCGAGTTCAAGGGCTAGGGGAAAAGCTTGCTATTCCGGATGTCGGAGGCGGCCGAAGCGCGCCGGCTGACCATCATCGGCGCGGTGCTCGCGCTGTGCTTGTTGGTGACGGGCGTGTTGATCGCCGTGAACCCATTCCGAAGCCGCCCGGCGGGCCGGATCTCGATCGTCATGGATCTGCCGTATCTGGGTCAGGGAGTCACTGCGGGTACCGCGCTGATAATGCACGGGGTC
This window harbors:
- a CDS encoding ABC transporter permease, with amino-acid sequence MVFIAQTVWLLPTTIRRYSRETVRVMNSLAWGRGSIVVDGGVISILTILGVTIGAMVAIEAYATLNLIGLGALSGIIGGWGNVREMAPLVTGVAFASQAGCRMTAEIGSMRIADEIDATESMGLRSIPFVVGTRLVGGMICVVPGFLLELMVAFFTSDLVIRVSYNQPAGTYNHYFVQFLSPTDIAYSLTKAIIYCAAATLIHCYYGYFASGGPVGVGQASGRAIRASLVTIMVLDIMTTVMIWGWTPKFEFKG